DNA from Coleofasciculus sp. FACHB-1120:
ATCTCCAGCCTAATTTCTCCAATGGTTCCTCCCAATCTTTTGAGCGATCGCCCTCCTTTGAAATTAGGTGTGATGGCGTCGGGAAATGGCAGTAATTTTGAGGCAGTTGCGGAAGCGATCGCGCAACGGCAACTCAATGCCGAAATAAAAGTTCTGATTTACAATAATCCGGGCGCAAAAGCCGCTACCCGTGCCGAACGCTGGGGTGTACCCACTGTTTTGCTGAATCACCGAGACTTTAACAGCCGCGAAGGGTTAGATCGAGAAATTGTGGGAACTTTGCAGCAGTATCAGGTGGAATGGGTAATTATGGCAGGTTGGATGCGTGTCGTTACCCAGGTTTTAGTGGATGCTTTCCCAGATCGAATGATTAACATTCACCC
Protein-coding regions in this window:
- the purN gene encoding phosphoribosylglycinamide formyltransferase, whose product is MVPPNLLSDRPPLKLGVMASGNGSNFEAVAEAIAQRQLNAEIKVLIYNNPGAKAATRAERWGVPTVLLNHRDFNSREGLDREIVGTLQQYQVEWVIMAGWMRVVTQVLVDAFPDRMINIHPSLLPSFKGIRAVEQALNAGVKITGCTVHLVDVEVDSGKILLQAAVPILPDDTLETLHARIQVQEHKILPQAIALAAARSH